AGATTATTTGGAGGAAAATCATGAAATATGAATGTGATATTGCAAAAGATTTGATGCCCCTTTATATAGATGATGTTTTAAGTGAAAATTCTAAAGTTTTTGTAAAAAACCACATAGATTCTTGCGACTCTTGCAGAATATACTATGAAAAACTATCTAGCCAGATACAAATCCCTACAAGCAAAGAGGCAAGAAAAGTTGATATAAAACCATTGGAGTTTTTAAAGGCCAATCTTTCTAAGAAAATTATAAAAAGAGTCTTGGCTCTTGTCCTTGTGGTTGGATTTTTTATAGGAGGCTTGGCTTTTGCCAATCTATATAAGATGCCAGTTGACCCATCCGAGGTGGATTTTTATGAAAAAGATAAGTTTTTATACATGAAATACGATGGCCAGGGCGATCTCCTATACAGCGCAGGAGAATCTTGGGATAATAGAAATGTTTGGACTATATATTTTTGGCAAACCCCTTGGGAAAAATATATCAGCCCCCTATATGATAAGGAAAAATACAATACTGATTTCATGCCCCTATACAAGGTCAAAAAAGTTTATGATAATGATGGAAATGTTTTGTGGGAAAAATAGGCAAGTAAAAATAGGCTCTTACGGGCCTATTTTTTATAAAGAAGAATATATCAAATTTTCTAGACTTTTACTTTTTTCTGTGTCAGCACCATAAACCATATCACTTATGGGCATGTTTTTTATGTCTATTTTTTTAGATGGATAGGATATACAATCTTCACTATTAATATCAAAAAGATATGAGTTTTCGAGGTTGATTCCTATAGGCATTGGTTTTTTTGCTACTACAGGATCAGATGCCCTAAATCTCATAACTATAGCATCTTTGTAGCTAGAAACTATATAGCCATAGCTATCTGAACCCATGTATTCTACGTTATCAAAGACAACTTTTAGTTTTGAATCTGCCTGGTAGGAGAATTCTTCGCTTCTTATACCAAATAAGATTTTTTTATTTTCCCTCTGGTATCCTACTATATCTTTTGTTTTGCTAGCTGGTAATAGCAATTTTTCTCCAAATAAATCTATATAAAAGCTTGATCCGTCTCTATAAAGATTTGTCTCGATGAGGTTCATCTTTGGTGATCCTATAAATTGCCCTATGAATTTATTTTTAGGCCTAAAATATAGGTTCAGTGGAGTATCAAATTGTACAAGCTTTCCTTCATTTATAACTGCTATCCTATCTCCCATGGTCATAGCTTCTATCTGGTCGTGGGTTACGTAGATGAAGGTTGTATCGAGCTTTTCATGGAGCCTAACAATCTCTGTTCGCATCTCTACCCTTAGTTTTGCATCCAGGTTTGATAGGGGTTCATCAAGGAGAAATACTTTTGGATTTCTCACCATAGCCCTACCCAGAGCCACTCTTTGTCTTTGACCACCAGAAAGTTGGGCTGGCTTTCTATCCAATAAATCTTCGAGCTTGAGAGTTTTTGCTATCTCTTCTACTTTAGTCTTTATCTGATCTTTTTTTAGTTTTTTCATCTTTAGGGCAAAACCCATGTTTTCTCTGATGGTCATATGAGGATATAGGGCATAGGATTGGAAAACCATCGCTATATCCCTATCCTTGGATGAAACATCATTTACTATTTTATCATCAATGAGAAGTTTGCCTTGGGATATATCTTCTAGTCCTGCTATCATCCTAAGTGTCGTAGATTTTCCACAACCAGAAGGTCCTACCAGGACTACAAACTCCTTATCCTTTATATCTAGGTTCATATCTTTGACGGCCTTGTAGCCATTATCATAGATTTTTGAAACATTTTCTAATTTTACTCTTGCCATTTTATCCTTTTACCGCTCCTGTTGTTAAACCTTTTACCATATTCTTTTGGGCAAACATAAATATTATCAGTGATGGTATCATACATACCACAACTCCAGCTATCATCAGTAGCATAGACTGGGCATCAGCTGAATTTAGCATGGAAATACCGATTTGTACCGTCCTATAACTATCAGATCCTGTTATAAGTAGGGGCCACATATACATATTCCAAGCTCCTAAAAAAGATTGGACTGAAAGTGCTCCTATAGTTGGTTTTGATAGGGGGATTAGGATCCTAAATATAAAACCTAAATCGCTTGTACCGTCCATCTTGCTTGCCTCATAGATTTCCATAGGGAATGATTTAAAGGCTTGTCTAAATAAAAATATGCCCATGGCGCTTGTAAGGTATGGTGCGACTAGGCCAAAAAACGAATCAGTAAAGCCCCAACCAGATATCATAAGGAAGTTTGATATTATAGTTGTCTCGCCTGGTATCATAGTTGTAGCCATGATTATGGCAAACAAAAGTCCTTTTTTCTTGAAATGCAAAAAATGTAGAGCAAAGGCTGCAAAGATCGCTGTCATTGTTTGAAAAACAGTTATAATCACAGATACAATTAGGGAATTGAGTATATAACCTTCTATAGGGGCTATTTTAAATACATCCCTATAATTATCCAGGGTTGGATTTGCTGTAAAAAATGTTTTATTATACAATTCATGACTTGGTTTTACACTCATGACAAAGGCATAAATAATTGGAAATAAAACAATAACAAGCAAAACAATATTTAGTCCCAACCTGATGGCTGTAGCCTTGCTTATTTTCTT
This window of the Anaerococcus mediterraneensis genome carries:
- a CDS encoding zf-HC2 domain-containing protein, with amino-acid sequence MKYECDIAKDLMPLYIDDVLSENSKVFVKNHIDSCDSCRIYYEKLSSQIQIPTSKEARKVDIKPLEFLKANLSKKIIKRVLALVLVVGFFIGGLAFANLYKMPVDPSEVDFYEKDKFLYMKYDGQGDLLYSAGESWDNRNVWTIYFWQTPWEKYISPLYDKEKYNTDFMPLYKVKKVYDNDGNVLWEK
- a CDS encoding ABC transporter ATP-binding protein, with product MARVKLENVSKIYDNGYKAVKDMNLDIKDKEFVVLVGPSGCGKSTTLRMIAGLEDISQGKLLIDDKIVNDVSSKDRDIAMVFQSYALYPHMTIRENMGFALKMKKLKKDQIKTKVEEIAKTLKLEDLLDRKPAQLSGGQRQRVALGRAMVRNPKVFLLDEPLSNLDAKLRVEMRTEIVRLHEKLDTTFIYVTHDQIEAMTMGDRIAVINEGKLVQFDTPLNLYFRPKNKFIGQFIGSPKMNLIETNLYRDGSSFYIDLFGEKLLLPASKTKDIVGYQRENKKILFGIRSEEFSYQADSKLKVVFDNVEYMGSDSYGYIVSSYKDAIVMRFRASDPVVAKKPMPIGINLENSYLFDINSEDCISYPSKKIDIKNMPISDMVYGADTEKSKSLENLIYSSL
- a CDS encoding carbohydrate ABC transporter permease; protein product: MQASRSLGFFGQEKEKTNKKKISKATAIRLGLNIVLLVIVLFPIIYAFVMSVKPSHELYNKTFFTANPTLDNYRDVFKIAPIEGYILNSLIVSVIITVFQTMTAIFAAFALHFLHFKKKGLLFAIIMATTMIPGETTIISNFLMISGWGFTDSFFGLVAPYLTSAMGIFLFRQAFKSFPMEIYEASKMDGTSDLGFIFRILIPLSKPTIGALSVQSFLGAWNMYMWPLLITGSDSYRTVQIGISMLNSADAQSMLLMIAGVVVCMIPSLIIFMFAQKNMVKGLTTGAVKG